CAGCCTTCGTCCCCCCCGGGTCGCCTCCGTCTCGTAGGTCACTCGTCGAAGAGCACCGTGCTCTCCTCGTAGAAGCGCACGGCGTTCACGGCCAGCCGCTCGGCCATCCACTCGGAGAGCCAGCGGTTCTTCTGGGCGAGACCACGGGCCCGGTCCGCCATCATGTCGAGCGGGATGTGGACGCGCAGGGCCCGCCACGCGATGACGTGGCGCGAGATTCCCGCGGGAAGCCTCGCTCCGGCGAGCGCCACGGTGAGGATCTCCTCGGGAAGGAAGTGCGGGAACACGGCGAGGCACGTCACGTCCGGATACCGCGCCCGCGCTTCCTCGATGGAGTCGCGCGTGACGCGGTGGTACGCGTGGCGGCCGCGATAGAGGTCGACGATCGCGTTCAGGAGATCGTTCTTCCGGTGCACGTCCCGTCCGCCCTGGAGCGAGAGGACGGAGCCATTCCCGCGCACCAGGAAGGCGAGGGCTTCGCGTCGTGCGAGGAGCGCGCGCGCGTGGCTCAGGTCCTGTTCCTTGACCGAGAGTCCCGAGATCTTGGAGAGCCGCCGCTCCAGCTCTTCCGGCCGGTCCACCGCCAGGGCGTGATGCCACGTCGACAGCCGGACCGAAGGAGCCTCGTACGGGACGACTTGCGCGACGATATGGGGGAAGCCCGCCGCCCGGAGGGTCGAGACCCGGTTCGCGCCGTCGAGGACGACGAAGCGTTGCGACCGCGGGCCTTGCTGGTTCTGCGGGGCTGCCGCGACCACCGGTGGATTTCGCAGCACCCCCTCGGCCTGGAGCTTTCCCGTCAGGGCCTGGGTTCGCTTGGGGTCCTCGCGCTCGTGGGGAACGAGACAGCCGATCTCGAGGAATCGGAGATCGGGTACCCGAAAGTCAGCCGGAGGCGTGAACGGCATGGGCGCGGAGGGTAGCACAGGTGCGCACGGCACACGGCTCCCGCGCGAGCGTCCGCTCCGGGGCTCTCGATTTCGGTGAGTGAGGGCGGGCTACGGCAATCCCGCCTCGCGCCTGATTACTCCCCCTTTTTCCGCCGCGACGCGAGGAGGAGACCCACCATCCCGATCAGGAGAAGCGCGGAGCTGGGGGGCTCCGGGACCTCCACCGTCTCGCGCGGGAGATCGTACTCCGACTTGCCCTTGTTCACGTACTCGTGGTCGACCGGATCGTTGGAGACCGGCGGGTCCCCGAAACCCTTCTTGGGATGCTCGCCGAGGCCGGGATTCGGGGGGAGCGCGGGACGGTTCCGCTTGGCCTTCTTGGTCTTTCCGTCCTTGGACTTGTGCTCTTTGTTCTGCGCCCATACCTCGTGGAGCTCACGGACGCTCGGCGCGAAGTAGCCAAGACCGAACTCGTCGCGGGACTGGAACGCGTTTCGTTCACCGAGATACCCCGCCGGCAGGACATGGAGCGCTGCGACCGTCGGAGCTTCACGGTAGGTCGTGGGAACCCGTGTTTGAGGAAGCGACGGGACGGCGTTCGCATCTCCGACCGCCGGGAGTGAGGCCGCTGCAAGGACGAACGACGTGACGACGAACCGAGCCGCTTGGTTCATGGCTTCCCCCTTGTGTGCAGCACCGTGTCTGCAATCCTTGCAGACAATGGAAAGCAGGTCTTACAGAGCGATGAAGAAGCTGCAAACGTGAACTCAGTGGGCGAAGCGCAGGAACTCAGTCCGGGAAAGGACTTACCATGCGTTGGTCGACCCTGGAGGTTCGTCGCGTCTCCGTCGAATGACCCTCTGTCCGGATTCAATGCAAGCGGGATGCCTCGCCAGTTGGCTTGAACGAAACGGGCACATGGCCGCGCGGGGAATCCGCGCGCGGGTGGTAGGAATTTGACCAGGGATCGGGAGGTGCGGGAGTCGGCAGGCGCGGAGAACTACCGGTGATGCGAGCCCGCTTCCGCACCCCAGAGCGCCTTCAGGCGCTCGTCCCGGCGGCAACCCTTCCGGTATGCGAGGTAGTGATCGGGGTTCTTCTTGTAGTAGTCCTGGTGGTACTCCTCGGCGGGGTAGAAGGACCGGAACGGGACCAGTTCGGTCACGATGGGGGCCTGGAGCCGCTTCGATCGAATCAGTGCGTCACGGGAAGTCTCGGCCAGGGCCTTCTGCCTGGCATTGCGATGGAAGATGGCGGAGCGATACTGCGCGCCCTTGTCACAGAACTGCCCGGCTTTCTGTGTGGGATCGATGTTCCGCCAGTACACGTCGAGCAGCCGCTCGTACGAGATCGTCTTGGGATCGAATACGATGTCGATCGACTCCGTGTGCCCCGTCAACCCGGACGAGACCTGGGAGT
The Candidatus Eisenbacteria bacterium genome window above contains:
- a CDS encoding PEP-CTERM sorting domain-containing protein (PEP-CTERM proteins occur, often in large numbers, in the proteomes of bacteria that also encode an exosortase, a predicted intramembrane cysteine proteinase. The presence of a PEP-CTERM domain at a protein's C-terminus predicts cleavage within the sorting domain, followed by covalent anchoring to some some component of the (usually Gram-negative) cell surface. Many PEP-CTERM proteins exhibit an unusual sequence composition that includes large numbers of potential glycosylation sites. Expression of one such protein has been shown restore the ability of a bacterium to form floc, a type of biofilm.); its protein translation is MNQAARFVVTSFVLAAASLPAVGDANAVPSLPQTRVPTTYREAPTVAALHVLPAGYLGERNAFQSRDEFGLGYFAPSVRELHEVWAQNKEHKSKDGKTKKAKRNRPALPPNPGLGEHPKKGFGDPPVSNDPVDHEYVNKGKSEYDLPRETVEVPEPPSSALLLIGMVGLLLASRRKKGE
- the msrA gene encoding peptide-methionine (S)-S-oxide reductase MsrA translates to SQVSSGLTGHTESIDIVFDPKTISYERLLDVYWRNIDPTQKAGQFCDKGAQYRSAIFHRNARQKALAETSRDALIRSKRLQAPIVTELVPFRSFYPAEEYHQDYYKKNPDHYLAYRKGCRRDERLKALWGAEAGSHHR